A genome region from Bordetella genomosp. 10 includes the following:
- a CDS encoding pirin family protein has protein sequence MLTLRRSEERGYADHGWLKSHHTFSFADYYDRNHMGFGPLRVINDDRIAAGRGFGTHGHRDMEILTYVLEGAIAHKDSMGNGSTIRPGDVQRMSAGRGVLHSEFNPQADQGTHLLQIWIEPDVAGIVPEYEEKRFDEAEKRGRLRLVASPDGADGSVRIHQDARLYVGLFDGAERAELALAEGRRAWVHVARGSVVVNGQALKAGDALAARDESRLEVSQGDGAEVLVFDLP, from the coding sequence ATGCTTACCCTCCGTCGCAGTGAAGAACGCGGTTACGCCGACCACGGCTGGCTGAAGAGCCACCACACCTTTTCCTTCGCCGATTACTACGATCGCAACCACATGGGTTTCGGCCCGCTGCGCGTGATCAACGACGACCGCATCGCGGCGGGCCGCGGCTTCGGCACGCACGGCCACCGCGACATGGAAATCCTGACCTATGTGCTGGAAGGCGCCATCGCCCACAAGGACAGCATGGGCAACGGTTCGACCATCCGCCCGGGCGACGTGCAGCGGATGAGCGCCGGCCGCGGCGTGCTGCACTCGGAATTCAATCCGCAAGCCGACCAGGGCACGCACCTGCTGCAGATCTGGATCGAGCCCGACGTCGCGGGCATCGTGCCGGAATACGAGGAGAAGCGCTTCGACGAGGCCGAGAAGCGCGGCCGTCTGCGCCTGGTGGCGTCGCCGGACGGCGCCGACGGCTCGGTCCGCATCCACCAGGACGCGCGCCTGTACGTCGGCTTGTTCGACGGGGCCGAGCGGGCCGAACTGGCCCTGGCCGAGGGCCGCCGCGCCTGGGTGCACGTGGCGCGCGGCAGCGTGGTGGTCAACGGCCAAGCGCTGAAGGCGGGCGACGCGCTGGCGGCGCGGGACGAAAGCCGGCTCGAAGTCAGCCAGGGCGACGGGGCCGAAGTGCTGGTGTTCGATCTGCCGTAA
- a CDS encoding LysR family transcriptional regulator has product MARPPPSAASPDTPTGPPITPELLVMLDAIARTGSFARAARELDKVPSAITYAVRRLEDKLDVLLFDRSGHRAVLTPAGTALLEDGRVVLQSLEDLARRVRRIATGWELELRIAVGAVVAWKPIYDLIEEFQALGSATKLRFSSEVLSGSWDALAAGRADLAIGADASTAPPGRYESRPLGEARFTFCVAPHHPLARVEHPLTPAEITRHCAIVVADTARALPPATRNLLDQQQRIVMPTMQAKVDAQIRGLGCGYLPRALAGVYLAQGLLVEKATQERKFGSERLLYAWRTPVQGQALKWWLKKLESERLCASLTEGTPAPA; this is encoded by the coding sequence ATGGCCCGTCCTCCCCCCTCCGCCGCGTCTCCCGATACGCCCACCGGGCCGCCCATCACCCCGGAATTGCTGGTGATGCTGGACGCCATCGCCCGCACCGGCAGCTTCGCCCGCGCCGCGCGCGAGCTGGACAAGGTGCCCTCGGCCATCACCTACGCGGTGCGCCGCCTGGAGGACAAGCTGGACGTGCTGCTGTTCGACCGCAGCGGGCACCGCGCCGTCCTGACGCCGGCGGGCACTGCCCTGCTGGAGGACGGCCGGGTGGTCCTGCAATCGCTGGAGGACCTGGCGCGGCGCGTGCGCCGCATCGCCACGGGCTGGGAGCTGGAACTGCGTATCGCCGTGGGCGCGGTCGTCGCGTGGAAGCCGATCTACGACCTGATCGAGGAATTCCAGGCCCTGGGCAGCGCCACCAAGCTGCGCTTTTCCAGCGAGGTGCTGAGCGGTTCGTGGGACGCCCTGGCCGCCGGCCGCGCCGACCTGGCGATCGGCGCCGACGCCTCCACGGCGCCCCCGGGACGCTACGAATCCCGTCCCCTCGGCGAAGCCCGCTTCACTTTCTGCGTGGCGCCGCATCACCCGCTGGCGCGGGTGGAGCATCCGCTGACGCCGGCCGAGATCACCCGCCATTGCGCCATCGTGGTGGCCGACACCGCGCGCGCCCTGCCGCCGGCGACGCGCAACCTGCTGGATCAGCAGCAGCGCATCGTCATGCCCACCATGCAGGCCAAGGTCGACGCGCAGATCCGCGGCCTCGGCTGCGGCTACCTGCCGCGCGCCCTCGCCGGCGTCTACCTGGCGCAAGGCCTATTGGTGGAGAAAGCCACGCAGGAACGGAAGTTCGGCAGCGAGCGACTGCTCTATGCCTGGCGCACGCCGGTGCAGGGCCAGGCGCTCAAGTGGTGGCTCAAGAAATTGGAATCGGAACGGTTGTGCGCGAGCCTGACCGAAGGCACGCCGGCGCCCGCCTGA